A genomic stretch from Carassius auratus strain Wakin chromosome 37, ASM336829v1, whole genome shotgun sequence includes:
- the muc13b gene encoding mucin-13b: MNIPLKTILIFCLVAASTAQTHEKTRTGTFTNDSVVTNPTANTPATTTVNTTTTTTQAPGEISNVTFTTEKTTNSTDNTSASTTPDTITVTTKTTTKQGPCVPNPCIGDSKCEERFDDFFACICRPGLVYLEMRGCIQTKVFPGILNLSMDFDPNMADKKSREFQLLASEIENKLKEILSNDNGYINSTVLSLSKGSVIADVQNFYDLSSDATSVSVANKIENNKWPEANGFKGGRVCDLDICDNTTTKACEEQEASGTARCTCKEGYIKSQFTSLSCHSCPNGEMAVGEDSCKKCSFGFSGFNCSDPYLLVVIAVSTVLGVLLIIFIVALIVVSCRNQKGSSSSQVDFSSNYGNKELHKPTGVPRIPRANPDTSLKSTNLEMADSGSNQALVTRDRPESKTHYYEGVSYRGQVPSVYSSNGGRGEENGGVHNPYFRQDDDRMRRY; encoded by the exons CTCATGAGAAGACAAGGACTGGTACTTTTACCAACGACTCTGTGGTAACTAATCCTACAGCCAATACTCCGGCCACCACAACTGTTAACACCACAACCACTACGACACAAG CTCCTGGGGAGATAAGTAATGTTACTTTTACCACAGAAAAAACTACTAATTCTACAGACAATACTTCTGCCAGCACAACTCCTGACACCATAACTGTTACCACCAAAACCACTACGAAACAAG GTCCCTGTGTTCCAAATCCTTGTATTGGAGACAGTAAATGTGAAGAACGCTTTGATGACTTCTTTGCTTGCATCTGCCGACCTGGACTGGTTTACTTGGAAATGAGAGGCTGCATTCAAA caAAGGTCTTCCCAGGTATTTTAAATTTGAGCATGgattttgatccaaatatggcTGACAAAAAGTCTAGAGAGTTTCAACTGCTTGCAAGTGAAATTGAGAATAAG CTCAAAGAAATCCTGAGTAATGACAATGGCTACATTAATTCCACCGTTTTGAGTCTGAG CAAAGGCAGTGTAATTGCAGACGTTCAGAATTTCTATGACTTGTCATCCGATGCCACATCAGTTTCAGTTGCAAATAAGATTGAAAATAACAAATGGCCAGAAGCCAATGGTTTCAAAG GAGGCAGGGTGTGTGATCTTGACATTTGTGACAATACCACCACCAAAGCCTGTGAAGAACAAGAGGCTAGTGGTACTGCAAGGTGTACTTGCAAAGAAGGGTACATCAAGTCACAATTCACATCACTTTCCTGCCATT CTTGTCCAAATGGGGAAATGGCGGTGGGTGAAGACAGCTGTAAAAA GTGTTCTTTTGGTTTCTCTGGATTTAATTGCAGTGATC CATATCTTTTGGTTGTGATCGCGGTGTCCACTGTGTTGGGTGTATTGCTGATTATCTTTATTGTTGCCCTGATAGTTGTAAGCTGCAG GAATCAAAAGGGAAGCTCCTCATCCCAGGTAGATTTTAGCTCAAACTATGGCAATAAGGAATTACATAAACCTACCGGAGTTCCCAGGATTCCTCGGGCCAACCCTGACACTAGCTTGAAGTCTACAAATCTGGAGATGGCAGATAGTGGGAGCAATCAGGCACTGGTGACCAGAGATCGCCCAGAGAGCAAAACG CACTACTACGAGGGCGTGAGTTATAGGGGTCAAGTTCCTTCAGTGTACTCCAGCAATGGCGGGAGAGGAGAGGAAAATGGTGGTGTTCACAACCCATACTTTCGACAAGATGATGACAGAATGCGCAGatattaa